A section of the Larus michahellis chromosome 1, bLarMic1.1, whole genome shotgun sequence genome encodes:
- the ACOD1 gene encoding cis-aconitate decarboxylase yields MWAKTITGNFANVIHGLNANHLTDQVIQRSKRMILDTLGVGLLGTSTEVCHKVTQYSKIYSSDISSTIWGHLDFRLPPLYAAFVNGVAVHSMDFDDTWHPATHPSGAVLPAVIALAEAFPQEKKISGLDLLLAFNVGIEVQGRLLRFSSEARNIPKRFHPPTVVGTMGSAAACAKLLALDQPKCKNALAIAASYAGAPLANAATQTKPLHVGNAAKHGLEAACLASQGLQGNKQILDMESGIGAFYTDYNPQTLPTLQSYPWLLDQQDVAIKRFPAHLGTHWVADAASSVRRKLVENSGNLLPLDKIEKVILKVPEVKYVNRPSPASEHEARHSFQFVACSALLDGSMLVQSFTSENVHRPALRELLCKTQLEHPPDNTPSFESLYCEVSVTLQDGNTVSDRCDTFYGHWRKPLKKEDLEKKFQSNASSVLPAEAAEGIIDTVYNLEKVEDCSVLTKFLSGQSVRALSEKLHFL; encoded by the exons ATGTGGGCAAAG aCAATTACAGGAAATTTTGCCAACGTGATTCACGGTTTGAATGCAAACCACTTGACCGACCAAGTCATTCAGAGAAGCAAGCGAATGATTCTGGATACTCTTGGAGTGGGGCTGCTGGGTACCAGCACCGAGGTCTGCCACAAAGTGACACAGTACAGCAAG ATCTACAGCTCGGATATATCCAGTACCATCTGGGGCCACTTGGATTTCCGACTGCCTCCTCTGTATGCAGCTTTTGTGAACGGAGTGGCT GTGCACTCGATGGATTTTGACGACACGTGGCATCCAGCCACGCACCCATCCGGGGCCGTGCTCCCTGCCGTGATTGCACTCGCGGAGGCCTttcctcaggagaaaaaaatctcgGGTCTCGATCTGCTCTTAGCTTTCAATGTGGGAATCGAAGTGCAAGGCCGGCTGCTGCGCTTCTCCAGCGAAGCCAGGAATATTCCCAAAAG GTTTCACCCCCCGACTGTGGTTGGTACGATGGGGAGTGCAGCAGCTTGTGCTAAACTCTTAGCTCTTGACCAGCCAAAATGTAAAAACGCCTTGGCTATTGCTGCCTCCTATGCCGGTGCCCCACTGGCTAACGCGGCAACCCAAACGAAGCCCCTCCATGTTGGCAACGCTGCCAAGCATGGACTGGAAGCAGCATGCTTAGCATCCCAGGGCCTTCAAGGAAACAAACAGATCTTGGACATGGAGTCAGGGATAGGTGCCTTTTATACAGATTACAACCCACAGACTCTGCCAACCTTGCAGTCCTACCCCTGGCTGTTGGACCAGCAAGACGTGGCCATCAAACGCTTTCCTGCCCATCTTGGAACGCACTGGGTGGCCGATGCAGCATCTTCTGTTAGGAGGAAGCTTGTGGAGAACAGTGGCAACTTGCTCCCCCTTGATAAAATTGAGAAAGTCATTCTCAAAGTCCCAGAGGTCAAATACGTGAACAGACCCAGCCCTGCCTCAGAGCATGAAGCTCGACACTCCTTCCAGTTTGTTGCGTGCTCTGCtttgctggatggcagcatgttGGTCCAGTCCTTCACCAGCGAGAACGTTCACCGGCCAGCCTTACGGGAGCTCCTCTGCAAAACGCAGCTGGAGCACCCTCCTGACAACACGCCCAGCTTTGAGAGCCTTTACTGCGAAGTGAGCGTCACGCTTCAGGATGGCAACACGGTCAGCGACCGCTGCGACACATTCTACGGACACTGGAGGAAACCTCTGAAAAAGGAGGACTTGGAGAAAAAGTTTCAATCCAACGCCTCCAGCGTCCTGCCCGCAGAAGCTGCAGAAGGCATTATAGACACTGTGTACAATCTGGAAAAAGTGGAGGACTGTTCTGTATTAACTAAGTTTTTATCAGGACAGTCAGTGAGAGCGCTTTCggagaagctgcacttccttTGA